A window from Garra rufa chromosome 14, GarRuf1.0, whole genome shotgun sequence encodes these proteins:
- the LOC141285401 gene encoding olfactory receptor 52K2-like, with protein sequence MKNLSTQNISFTEFKLNGFYSLGEWRPFLFIPFFLMFLLAITANSILIYLIKTQKSLHSPMYVLIGGMAGVDLIMPIFFVPNMLLSFLFNWNEISLTGCLIQMFGIHFVGPLQITLLFWMALDRYFAICKPLYYHKYMEISNFAKFVFAPVIRNGLLIVTMVSLAGKLTFCATNVIDHCFCEHMALVQLACGDISTNNIVGLMSAFFIAAADFILITVSYGVIIISVLKSGKVHMKALHTCITHLIVLSVTLTTALTSFLSYRIRNNISSNNRIFISIIYLFFPSCLHPLIYGWRIKEIRETFLKFINNSMVFPLIK encoded by the exons ATGAAGAAtctttccacacaaaatatctcATTCACTGAGTTCAAATTAAATGGTTTCTACAGTCTAGGAGAATGGAGGCCTTTTTTATTCATCCCTTTCTTTCTGATGTTTTTATTGGCTATCACAGCAAATTCTATTCTTATATATTTGATAAAAACTCAAAAGTCTCTGCACTCTCCCATGTATGTCCTAATAGGTGGTATGGCAGGTGTAGACTTGATTATGCCTATATTTTTTGTACCTAATATGCTTCTTAGCTTTTTATTTAACTGGAATGAGATATCTCTAACGGGTTGTTTGATTCAAATGTTTGGCATTCATTTCGTTGGACCACTTCAAATTACTTTGCTTTTTTGGATGGCACTTGATCGTTACTTTGCAATATGCAAACCGCTTTACTATCACAAATACATGGAAATCTCTAACTTTGCAAAGTTTGTTTTTGCACCAGTAATCAGAAATGGACTCCTGATTGTCACTATGGTCTCTCTGGCTGGAAAACTGACATTTTGTGCAACAAATGTCATTGATCACTGTTTTTGTGAGCACATGGCATTGGTTCAGTTAGCCTGTGGAGATAtatccac taatAATATTGTAGGACTTATGTCTGCTTTCTTTATAGCAGCGGCAGATTTCATTCTCATTACTGTCTCTTATGGTGTTATAATAATCTCTGTGTTGAAATCTGGAAAAGTTCACATGAAGGCCTTACACACCTGCATTACTCACTTAATTGTATTGTCAGTTACTTTGACAACCGCTTTGACTTCATTTTTGTCATACAGAATAAGGAATAATATTTCTTCCAATAACCGTATATTTATAAGCATCATCTATTTATTTTTCCCAAGCTGTCTACACCCACTAATCTATGGATGGAGAATAAAAGAAATAAGAGAAACATTTTTGAAGTTCATAAACAATTCAATGGTctttcctttaataaaatga